Genomic DNA from Caloenas nicobarica isolate bCalNic1 chromosome 3, bCalNic1.hap1, whole genome shotgun sequence:
aggaattgcatagAGTATTTCTTATATTCTCTTTCAATTTTGTAGCATGGGTAGTAGCAGTAGCATATTAGTGttacttttttacattattaCACTGTGTTTATCTTAATCCACAAGTTTATCCTTCCCTTTTGATTGTCTCCCGTATTTATGGGTGAGAGGGGGagagtgagtgagcggctatcgtgGTTATACTGCCAGCTTGGGTTACATTACGACACCTTGATTCAAAGAGAAGCCattaagaaagtgaaaaaacagctctcttcaggaaaaatgcaggaaatcaGAGACATTTCCGAAAGGATCTTTTGTCTATTTGACATTCCAGGGAGCAACGGCTTTGGGTTCAGTGTTTAATGGTCTTCCTGGCTGGCTTTTTTCTAGTTGATCGTTTGTAATTTAATGACTAAACTGTTGTTACCTCATTCCAggagttttcttcattttgcccTCCCATTCTCCCCACCATCCCCGTggtggggagggagcgagcggccgTGTGGTGCTCAGCTGCCGGCCAGCCTTCAACCACGACAGCCTGTGAGCCAAAGAGTTGGTTTCTCCATGGTGAGAGTGCCCGTCCTTCCTCTTCTGTCAGGCTGCAGGCGTCTCCTGTATCACACCAGGACGCACAAAACCCTCAGCACTCCGGCTGCTTTTGGAGCCGTTTCTAAAGCTTTTAGGGTGAGCCACCGTATTTGTGCTGCCCAGCGTGGTGGTTTGCTTTATCCCATTGCCATGAGGGATGGATTGTGAAGAAACTGCCCGACAATCAGGATGCAAGGACggcagctgcagaggacagcaagcTGCAGGTGACGGTGGCTGCACAAGGACCTTcagcccttcctggccaccgtGTGTGCCGACGTGTTGCCCTCGCCCTGAGCTCACggcgctgctcccagcacacgTCAGGccttagcaggagctgtgtggtgcccacaatgccagcaggagctgagggaacactcccacctccagaggtcctgtccggcctccaccccctgtgtgactgtgctgcggtttgactcctcaggcacctgaactcagccctgatgccgctggcaaggatgctggcacaagggatggTCCCAACCTCCTGCCCGAGCATGCATTGCCAAATCACATCGCCCCAGTCCAAAAGATCATACAGCAGACATagtcagaacagagaaaaaaaaccactttattGGGAACATCAACTGCGGGGGagtgaacattttaaaaccactttCTTGTGACTTCAAAAACACTTTATTATGAACACCAACAACACCAGTCACAGGATTTCAACTCTTAACAGGAAAACGGGACCTGCAACGAGAGAGTCAGGAAGCACTGATAAACGCACAAAGGCAGGAACAGGCAAGACTTGGTTCCCCTTTCCTTGGGGAACAGCGTTTACAAGGAATTGTggacagcccagcagagagagctgtggctgcagtggcTCCGGGATGGCTCTGGCACCTCATCCCCGTGGGTGATGCCCTGAGAGACCTGTGCCTGTGCAGAGATGCCCAGTGCCCCTGTGGCACACCGCAGGGCTCCATCAggagcccctggggagctgaCACCCACTTATTTACAAGCCCGCACACCACCATCCCTCGCCGTCCCTTGCCAGTGAGTTGGACAGACTGAGAGAAGTGCTGAGAGCTGGGAAAGatgggcagcagagcctggtATGTACCTGGGCTTCCTGAGCCTCCGCACCTTCCTGCGTCTTCTTAGTTTTCTATCCCCAAACATgttatttctccttctcctcttcacCTCCATGTGGCTGTCACTCTCATCTCCGCAGgcctgttttctcttctggtttcGTCTCTTTCCCTCATCTTGGGGAGACCCTGCAGACCTTTCCATCGCACAGTGTGATGAGATAGGGCAAGCCGTGATCCACTGGAGACAGTTCTTATTTGAACTAAAGGGAGCTCATTTTACCTTCTTTCCTCTGAAAGGCTCCGCAGCTGTTCCGGGCGCCCCAGGGACTCTGCCGCACTCTCGACGGTGGTTGGAGGGAAAGATGGAGGTGCCTAAAGCAGAAATTTGGGAGTTAAAATGTGGCAAGAGGTGACTTGGAGTAGGAAGTGACTTACTGCCAAATCGCCACCTTAGCTCTACCAAGGAGATGCTGGTTTACATCATTcacagtttgttttccttacaaTGTATCATTTTGTGGAAAGCAGGAATCCTAAATGCATCAGGAATCAGCTGCCAGGAGGAGGCACGGCAGCTCCTTGGCCTCACCAGAAACAAACCTCTGACCCGAGACACGTTGTCCCGGTGTTTGCGGAGCTGCCATACCTCTGCCGTTTCCCCTCCAGCACTGTGTCTCCCCCAGCTTCTTTGAGGTTGTCCAGCAGAGAGGGGGGCATCCAGAAAGGATTTTACCTGATGGTCATcgtctgctctgcctgcagggcCACTTTGCTCTTCCACATGCccatctagaaagaaaaagcatgtacCGCAAAGTGACTTTTTGGAATGAAGCAGCACACAAAGCAAAGCCATGCCAAAGCCCTACACCAGTTGTCCCCATGACGCTGAAGTTTCTTGTGTCTCAACCCCAGTCTCTGACAGCCCTCAGTCTCTCCCCTTACCTGCCGATCTGTCCATGGGTGCCGGTGACTCCTTGGCAGATGGaccagctgcctcctccccaaAGATGTCACCGTAGTTGTCGATCATAAACTCCACCAGCACGTTCACCTGCACACGTCAAAGCCTTGGTCTCAACCCAGCTGCCTGAAAAGGCACCAAGCAGCCTTTCCCGCTCCCGAGCCTCGCCTCTGCGCAgaaggctgtggctgtggggctgctcttccagGCAGCCACCCCACCAGCATTGGctccagggaggagaaggcatcCCGAGAGCTGCGAGCAGCCAAGCTCTGATGGGCCGGGAAGGCTGCAGCCGGCTGCTCCAGACAGCGTACCTTCTGCGTGACCTCCAGCATGGCCTCCAGcgggagcagctcctcctcggGTGGGCTCAGCAGGTTGGGCCCaacgcagatggccaggttgttAAGGCTCATCTTGCTGGTGGCTGCGTTGTGGCCGATGTGCTGCAGGAGGTTCAGCAGCTCCTTCAGGAGGAGGAGATTGGCCGCAGGTAAGTTCTTGGCCACCCTAAGGAAAAAGGAACACAAGGTGAATAAAGCAGATCTCTCCCACCGTTTTCCAGGTGGTCTAGTCCAGCAGTCAGGGCTCCTGCTCAACAGGCAGACTACTGCCTGCACTTACACTTTCAGCTCCTCTATCTTCTCCTCCGTGCTGGACTTCTCCATGGCTGACATCCACTCCTCATACA
This window encodes:
- the LOC135986956 gene encoding T-cell activation Rho GTPase-activating protein-like, with translation MVIREEKTDTGTWREGALCGEDGTLPQPIQELLAVLHREGPSTEGIFRRAANGTALRELREALDRGLDVDMGSQPADLLAVILKDFLRNIPSKLLVIDLYEEWMSAMEKSSTEEKIEELKVVAKNLPAANLLLLKELLNLLQHIGHNAATSKMSLNNLAICVGPNLLSPPEEELLPLEAMLEVTQKVNVLVEFMIDNYGDIFGEEAAGPSAKESPAPMDRSADGHVEEQSGPAGRADDDHQAPPSFPPTTVESAAESLGRPEQLRSLSEERSDLCDNPIPSHGTENISTV